From Bacillota bacterium, the proteins below share one genomic window:
- a CDS encoding nucleotidyltransferase domain-containing protein: MQEGDESRRILGTLKRYFASRDDVVVAFLFGSHARGKATRRSDVDVAAYFAGAYDLTRVNGVAGELEALLHKDIDLIVLNEANASVAWAALRGVPLVVRDRIFYLRYMLDVSREAEDFSELLHDMWRLRRAHRRTTKHNHVEG, from the coding sequence ATGCAAGAGGGCGACGAATCCAGGCGCATTCTCGGCACACTCAAGCGGTACTTCGCCTCGAGAGATGACGTCGTCGTGGCATTTCTTTTCGGGTCGCATGCCAGGGGCAAGGCGACCAGACGTTCAGACGTGGACGTAGCAGCGTACTTCGCCGGCGCATACGATTTGACCAGAGTCAACGGTGTCGCAGGAGAACTCGAGGCACTCCTTCACAAGGACATTGATCTCATCGTCCTGAACGAGGCGAACGCATCGGTGGCATGGGCAGCTTTGAGAGGCGTACCCCTTGTCGTCCGCGACCGGATATTCTACCTGCGGTACATGCTGGATGTCTCGCGTGAGGCTGAAGACTTCAGCGAGCTGCTCCATGATATGTGGAGACTCCGGCGGGCACACCGTCGCACCACTAAGCACAATCACGTGGAGGGTTAA
- a CDS encoding DUF86 domain-containing protein produces MIRRLEFARTELADLGDFGDLDFSRYTSDRLIRRNVERIIENVVNSLSDIGKIILSQADIEMPESYRDIFTKLVSLGLIDPNLSTRLADTTRLRNVLTHQYLDIKWEHIKAFLTQGRSDAQAFLDRIEEWIAAEDAPV; encoded by the coding sequence ATAATCAGGAGGCTCGAGTTTGCGAGAACAGAACTCGCGGACCTTGGAGACTTTGGCGATCTGGACTTCTCTCGCTACACTTCTGATCGCCTTATCCGGCGGAATGTTGAACGCATAATCGAGAACGTTGTAAACTCCCTATCGGATATAGGCAAGATCATCCTCTCCCAGGCTGACATCGAGATGCCGGAAAGCTATAGGGACATCTTCACGAAACTCGTATCGTTGGGCCTGATAGACCCGAACCTTTCAACCCGTCTGGCAGATACCACCAGACTTCGGAATGTTCTCACACATCAGTACCTCGACATCAAGTGGGAACACATCAAGGCTTTCCTAACCCAAGGCCGTTCCGATGCACAGGCCTTCTTGGACAGGATCGAAGAATGGATAGCCGCCGAAGACGCACCGGTCTAG